A single window of Oerskovia paurometabola DNA harbors:
- a CDS encoding STAS domain-containing protein encodes MAAFVSAPDLTLTHPVTSIDLPTGGRLDAAAVLSLREPVSSAVADGPVLVLLDVSGVDGVSPSGVAGLLDLLRVVRSRGGDLRIFGASAALQHAFTALRLDTVTRIYGGHDEARGLLASRAS; translated from the coding sequence ATGGCCGCCTTCGTCAGCGCACCCGACCTCACCCTGACCCATCCCGTCACGAGCATCGACCTCCCCACCGGAGGGCGGCTCGACGCCGCCGCCGTCCTGTCCCTGCGTGAGCCCGTGTCGTCGGCCGTGGCCGACGGTCCGGTGCTCGTCCTGCTCGACGTCTCGGGGGTCGACGGCGTGTCGCCCTCGGGCGTGGCGGGCCTGCTCGACCTGCTGCGCGTGGTCCGGTCGCGCGGCGGGGACCTGCGGATCTTCGGCGCCTCGGCCGCGCTGCAGCACGCGTTCACGGCGCTGCGGCTCGACACGGTCACGCGCATCTACGGCGGCCACGACGAGGCGCGGGGTCTCCTCGCGTCCCGGGCCTCCTGA
- a CDS encoding GNAT family N-acetyltransferase, with the protein MTDTPMTMDLVTDEHAGELLTLRRAAFVTEAQLYGDPNIPPLTQTLAELKADLATQGVITLGAWQGPRLVGSVRVEIEGGKATLGRLAVAPDLQGRGIGTQMLFAVLPHLPEETTEIWVFTGKDSKQNLELYTRHGYEEQYDKAAGDLTYTYLRRILGEAEARNASDAQG; encoded by the coding sequence ATGACCGACACGCCGATGACCATGGACCTCGTCACGGACGAGCACGCGGGGGAGCTCCTCACGCTCCGCCGGGCAGCGTTCGTCACCGAGGCGCAGCTCTACGGGGACCCGAACATCCCGCCGCTCACGCAGACGCTCGCCGAGCTCAAGGCGGACCTGGCGACCCAGGGCGTCATCACGCTCGGGGCGTGGCAGGGGCCGCGCCTGGTCGGGTCGGTGCGCGTGGAGATCGAGGGCGGCAAGGCCACGCTCGGGCGGCTCGCGGTGGCCCCGGACCTCCAGGGCCGCGGCATCGGCACGCAGATGCTGTTCGCGGTCCTGCCGCACCTTCCTGAGGAGACCACGGAGATCTGGGTCTTCACGGGCAAGGACTCCAAGCAGAACCTGGAGCTGTACACGCGCCACGGCTACGAGGAGCAGTACGACAAGGCCGCGGGCGACCTCACGTACACGTACCTGCGCCGCATCCTGGGTGAGGCCGAGGCGCGCAACGCGAGCGACGCCCAGGGCTGA
- a CDS encoding glycoside hydrolase family 16 protein, translating into MRPTPRKAPRRAPRPGVLVAAVIVVVGLATLAAAAVGPPASGPGAPRMGAPPGPLTWADEFDGAAGAPPDPSRWRLETGGSGWGNGELQYYTDSPGNASTDGEGHLVITARRENPGDLWCHYGRCEYTSARLITADRFAQQYGRFEARIKIPGGQGTWPAFWMLGQDIFTTEPWPASGELDVMENVGAEPGTVWGSLHGPGYSGADAIHASTTLPDGERFADDFHTFTVDWAPGAITWYVDGVEYSRRTPADTGGDPWVFDDPFFLLLNLAVGGDWPGPPDESTPLPARMLVDHVRAYAWDEP; encoded by the coding sequence ATGCGACCGACCCCGCGCAAGGCACCGCGTCGCGCACCTCGCCCGGGCGTCCTCGTCGCCGCCGTGATCGTCGTGGTGGGCCTCGCCACCCTGGCGGCCGCCGCCGTCGGGCCGCCTGCGTCCGGGCCCGGGGCTCCCCGGATGGGGGCCCCGCCCGGGCCCCTGACCTGGGCCGACGAGTTCGACGGCGCGGCCGGCGCCCCGCCCGACCCCTCGCGCTGGCGTCTCGAGACGGGCGGCAGCGGGTGGGGCAACGGCGAGCTGCAGTACTACACCGACAGCCCGGGCAACGCCTCGACCGACGGCGAGGGCCACCTCGTCATCACGGCCCGTCGGGAGAACCCCGGCGACCTGTGGTGCCACTACGGTCGCTGCGAGTACACGTCCGCGCGGCTCATCACCGCGGACCGCTTCGCCCAGCAGTACGGGCGCTTCGAGGCGCGCATCAAGATCCCGGGCGGGCAGGGCACCTGGCCGGCGTTCTGGATGCTGGGCCAGGACATCTTCACCACCGAGCCGTGGCCCGCGAGCGGCGAGCTCGACGTCATGGAGAACGTCGGCGCGGAGCCGGGCACGGTGTGGGGCAGCCTGCACGGCCCCGGGTACTCGGGCGCGGACGCGATCCACGCGTCGACCACGCTCCCGGACGGTGAGCGGTTCGCCGACGACTTCCACACCTTCACGGTCGACTGGGCCCCGGGTGCGATCACCTGGTACGTCGACGGCGTCGAGTACTCGCGCAGGACCCCCGCCGACACCGGTGGTGACCCGTGGGTCTTCGACGACCCGTTCTTCCTGCTGCTCAACCTCGCGGTCGGCGGCGACTGGCCCGGCCCGCCCGACGAGAGCACCCCGCTACCTGCGCGGATGCTCGTCGACCACGTCCGGGCCTACGCGTGGGACGAGCCGTAG
- a CDS encoding carbohydrate ABC transporter permease gives MTSLTTAPGAGSTSARPPRPARRSRTGTSRLEPWAYLLPAAAILVGLLGYPLYQLVVTSFYDYRQANVTGGAPLEFLGLGNYAQLFGDAKFWTVLLNTTVFAAGCVVATLALGSALAVLATRVSRWVRSVLFLAALGAWATPAMTGSAVWLFLFDPTLGLVNKTLVDVGLSGFAGHSWTAEKWPAFALVGAEVVWCSFPFVLVTVYAGILAIPSELLEAARLDGASMPRIARSIMVPMLRPIIIIVTIQSIIWDFKVFTQIYVMTNGGGIGGQNLVLNVYSYQQAFASNLYGLGSAIGVVMTLLLLGVTLVYLRLLRRSGEVL, from the coding sequence ATGACCTCGCTCACCACCGCACCGGGGGCGGGCAGCACGTCCGCCCGCCCCCCGCGTCCCGCGCGTCGCTCCCGGACCGGGACCTCCCGGCTCGAACCGTGGGCCTACCTGCTGCCGGCCGCCGCGATCCTCGTCGGCCTGCTCGGGTACCCGCTCTACCAGCTCGTCGTCACGTCGTTCTACGACTACCGCCAGGCCAACGTCACGGGCGGGGCGCCGCTCGAGTTCCTGGGTCTCGGCAACTACGCCCAGCTCTTCGGGGACGCGAAGTTCTGGACGGTCCTGCTCAACACGACGGTCTTCGCGGCCGGCTGCGTCGTCGCGACCCTCGCGCTCGGTTCGGCGCTCGCGGTCCTCGCGACCCGGGTCAGCCGGTGGGTGCGCTCGGTCCTGTTCCTCGCGGCGCTCGGCGCGTGGGCCACGCCCGCGATGACGGGCTCCGCGGTCTGGCTCTTCCTGTTCGACCCGACGCTCGGGCTCGTCAACAAGACGTTGGTCGACGTCGGCCTGTCGGGCTTCGCGGGGCACTCGTGGACGGCCGAGAAGTGGCCGGCGTTCGCGCTCGTGGGCGCCGAGGTCGTGTGGTGCTCGTTCCCGTTCGTGCTGGTCACGGTGTATGCGGGCATCCTCGCGATCCCGAGCGAGCTGCTCGAGGCCGCTCGCCTCGACGGTGCGTCGATGCCGCGCATCGCGCGCTCGATCATGGTCCCGATGCTGCGCCCGATCATCATCATCGTGACGATCCAGTCGATCATCTGGGACTTCAAGGTGTTCACGCAGATCTACGTCATGACGAACGGCGGCGGGATCGGCGGGCAGAACCTCGTCCTCAACGTGTACTCCTACCAGCAGGCGTTCGCGTCCAACCTGTACGGGCTCGGGTCGGCGATCGGCGTCGTCATGACGCTCCTGCTGCTCGGGGTCACGCTCGTCTACCTGCGCCTGCTGCGCCGATCAGGGGAGGTCCTGTGA
- a CDS encoding aldo/keto reductase codes for MRYRTLGDGRTSFDVSTLCLGTMLMGTSTDEETSFAILDRYLEAGGTFLDTANNYSLWAGGHGRDSEDLLNRWLVSRGARDQVRIATKLGAAQKDRTLPLSSTPPTNYQGLAAETIAWEAHESLRHLGVDHLDVLYGHVDDLDTPLAETVGAFGKLQAEGAVGISGISNVALWRVVEAREEALRQGVAPYGVVQEQLSYLYPTPDPDRHNWASPELLDYARSTGSEERPPLAVTAYSPLLQGAMVRDDKELWEGYGHPTSLERRRVLHDVARQIGATPNQVALAWLLGGPVPVIPVIGPSSVAQLDELLGAADLDLDPEVRARLDAV; via the coding sequence ATGCGCTACCGCACCCTCGGCGACGGCCGGACGTCGTTCGACGTCAGCACACTCTGCCTCGGCACCATGCTCATGGGCACCAGCACGGACGAGGAGACCTCGTTCGCGATCCTCGACCGCTACCTCGAGGCCGGCGGGACCTTCCTCGACACGGCCAACAACTACAGCCTCTGGGCCGGAGGGCACGGGCGCGACAGCGAGGACCTGCTCAACCGCTGGCTCGTGAGCCGCGGCGCGCGCGACCAGGTCCGCATCGCGACCAAGCTCGGCGCGGCCCAGAAGGACCGCACGCTGCCCCTGTCCAGCACTCCCCCGACCAACTACCAGGGCCTGGCCGCGGAGACGATCGCCTGGGAGGCGCACGAGAGTCTGCGGCACCTCGGGGTCGACCACCTCGACGTGCTCTACGGGCACGTCGACGACCTCGACACCCCGCTCGCGGAGACCGTCGGGGCGTTCGGCAAGCTCCAGGCCGAGGGCGCCGTCGGGATCTCGGGCATCTCGAACGTCGCGCTGTGGCGCGTCGTCGAGGCGCGCGAGGAGGCGCTGCGACAGGGCGTCGCGCCGTACGGGGTGGTCCAGGAGCAGCTCAGCTACCTCTACCCGACCCCGGACCCCGACCGGCACAACTGGGCCTCGCCCGAGCTGCTCGACTACGCGCGCTCGACGGGGAGCGAGGAGCGGCCCCCGCTCGCGGTCACGGCCTACTCCCCGCTGCTGCAGGGCGCCATGGTGCGCGACGACAAGGAGCTGTGGGAGGGCTACGGGCACCCGACCTCGCTCGAGCGTCGCCGCGTGCTGCACGACGTCGCGCGGCAGATCGGCGCGACGCCCAACCAGGTCGCGCTCGCGTGGCTGCTCGGCGGCCCGGTACCGGTCATCCCGGTGATCGGTCCGAGCAGCGTCGCGCAGCTCGACGAGCTGCTCGGGGCGGCGGACCTGGACCTCGACCCGGAGGTGCGGGCCCGGCTCGACGCGGTCTAG
- the pdxR gene encoding MocR-like pyridoxine biosynthesis transcription factor PdxR: MASDQTNVRREHEARVPPRSPRASGPPSPGPTTALAWETVLDLGTGPGPLHRRLEDAVREAVHLGRVPPGAALPPSRVLADTLGVSRWVVTEAYGQLVAEGALESRTGSGTRVPLTARTHAWATGPGARATPSGTGGLPTTRARLDLGPGVPDLRHVPRAPWVRALREALAEAPDADLAAPDPTGHPATRAALADYLARARHVRAGGGDVVVTHGADDAMRRVAAALHGAGHRALLVEDPSWSRLRETAAAAGLTPVPVPVDGDGIDVDALLAAAGRTGARAVLVTPAHQFPTGAALSPARREVLVRWARDVDGLVVEDDYDAEFRYDRRPVAAMQGLAPDRVVLLGSLSKTLSPAFGLGWAVLPPGWRDPVVDRGGAGPSTIDQLALARFVTSGAYERHLRAARGRFRRRRQVLVEALGKALPGTLVTGIAAGMHAVVELPDGVVATDVVREAALREVNVAAVERYRATAAGRDAGRDRLVVGYGNLADARVEEAVARLAAAVRAAGR; encoded by the coding sequence ATGGCATCTGACCAGACCAATGTGCGGCGCGAACACGAGGCGAGGGTGCCGCCCCGCTCGCCTCGTGCGTCCGGTCCGCCCAGCCCCGGCCCGACGACGGCGCTCGCCTGGGAGACCGTCCTCGACCTGGGCACGGGGCCCGGCCCGCTCCACCGGCGGCTCGAGGACGCGGTGCGCGAGGCCGTCCACCTCGGACGCGTCCCGCCCGGGGCCGCCCTGCCCCCGAGCCGCGTGCTCGCCGACACCCTGGGCGTCTCGCGCTGGGTCGTGACCGAGGCCTACGGTCAGCTCGTCGCCGAAGGGGCACTCGAGTCCCGGACAGGGTCGGGGACCAGGGTCCCGCTCACGGCCCGGACCCACGCCTGGGCGACCGGCCCCGGGGCCCGGGCGACGCCGTCGGGCACGGGAGGGCTGCCCACCACCCGGGCCCGACTCGACCTGGGGCCGGGCGTGCCCGACCTGCGGCACGTGCCGCGCGCCCCCTGGGTCCGCGCGCTGCGCGAGGCCCTCGCCGAGGCGCCCGACGCGGACCTCGCGGCCCCCGACCCCACCGGCCATCCCGCGACGCGGGCGGCGCTCGCGGACTACCTCGCCCGCGCCCGGCACGTGCGCGCAGGCGGGGGCGACGTCGTCGTGACGCACGGCGCCGACGACGCCATGCGGCGCGTCGCGGCGGCGCTCCACGGGGCCGGGCACCGGGCCCTGCTCGTCGAGGACCCGAGCTGGTCGCGCCTGCGCGAGACCGCGGCCGCCGCGGGGCTCACGCCCGTGCCGGTCCCGGTCGACGGCGACGGGATCGACGTCGACGCGCTCCTCGCCGCGGCGGGCCGGACCGGTGCGCGCGCCGTGCTCGTGACGCCCGCCCACCAGTTCCCCACGGGAGCGGCCCTCTCGCCCGCGCGGCGTGAGGTGCTCGTCCGGTGGGCGCGCGACGTCGACGGGCTGGTCGTCGAGGACGACTACGACGCCGAGTTCCGCTACGACCGTCGGCCCGTGGCCGCGATGCAAGGGCTCGCGCCCGACCGCGTGGTGCTGCTGGGCTCGCTGAGCAAGACGCTGTCGCCCGCGTTCGGGCTCGGGTGGGCGGTGCTGCCGCCGGGGTGGCGGGACCCGGTGGTCGACCGGGGCGGGGCCGGTCCGTCGACGATCGACCAGCTCGCGCTCGCGCGGTTCGTGACGTCCGGCGCGTACGAACGGCACCTGCGCGCTGCGCGGGGACGGTTCCGACGGCGCCGGCAGGTGCTCGTCGAGGCGCTCGGGAAGGCGCTGCCCGGGACGCTCGTCACGGGGATCGCCGCGGGCATGCACGCCGTGGTCGAGCTGCCGGACGGCGTCGTGGCCACGGACGTGGTGCGCGAGGCGGCGCTGCGCGAGGTCAACGTCGCGGCGGTCGAGCGGTACCGGGCGACGGCCGCCGGGCGCGACGCCGGGAGGGACCGGCTCGTCGTCGGGTACGGCAACCTCGCGGACGCGCGCGTCGAGGAGGCCGTGGCGCGGCTCGCGGCGGCGGTGCGGGCCGCGGGGAGGTAG
- a CDS encoding glycoside hydrolase family 26 protein has protein sequence MAFYLPGGRRRRPGLVTPLVVMMLGVGAVGAGFAVAGPPATPEAPVAAACTAEAASIVPDDGTLLGVNLDWASETLEEHRTYLDHAPAVAVQFSDVPYDRETWEHTVSAVTQMKANGGVLLLTLEPHAGLAAMSDEVVATLADDLRDVNEQGVAVVLRFAHEMNGSWYAWGQQPAAYVETFRRFAAAVHAEAPGTAMMWAPNYGGGYPFTGGQFAALPGSADYAALDTDGDGTLTMTDDSYLPYFPGDDAVDWVGVSLYHWGNQRPWGNNEVPEDGKFLAMLTGTYVGTAGDDAAVPDFYTVYGVEHGHPVAVPETAAIYTPSRGGAAELDIKRAWWRQVFSPETHERFPQLKMVNWFEWDKYEIEIDDDVDWRAAGAADVRDAFVADLPAWLRYAEDVSTCEE, from the coding sequence ATGGCGTTCTACCTCCCGGGCGGCCGTCGCCGCCGGCCCGGCCTCGTGACGCCGCTCGTGGTCATGATGCTGGGGGTCGGCGCGGTGGGCGCGGGGTTCGCCGTGGCCGGTCCGCCCGCGACCCCGGAGGCTCCCGTGGCCGCGGCGTGCACCGCGGAGGCGGCGAGCATCGTGCCCGACGACGGCACGCTGCTCGGCGTCAACCTCGACTGGGCGTCGGAGACCCTCGAGGAGCACCGGACCTACCTCGACCACGCCCCGGCGGTCGCGGTCCAGTTCTCCGACGTCCCCTACGACCGCGAGACGTGGGAGCACACGGTCAGCGCGGTCACCCAGATGAAGGCCAACGGGGGCGTGCTGCTCCTGACGCTCGAACCGCACGCGGGGCTCGCGGCCATGTCGGACGAGGTGGTCGCGACGCTCGCCGACGACCTGCGGGACGTCAACGAGCAGGGGGTCGCGGTCGTGCTGCGGTTCGCGCACGAGATGAACGGCTCCTGGTACGCGTGGGGCCAGCAGCCGGCGGCGTACGTCGAGACGTTCCGTCGGTTCGCGGCCGCGGTCCATGCCGAGGCGCCGGGCACGGCCATGATGTGGGCGCCCAACTACGGCGGCGGGTACCCGTTCACGGGCGGCCAGTTCGCGGCGCTGCCGGGGTCGGCCGACTACGCGGCTCTGGACACCGACGGCGACGGCACGCTCACCATGACCGACGACAGCTACCTGCCGTACTTCCCGGGGGACGACGCCGTGGACTGGGTCGGGGTCTCGCTCTACCACTGGGGCAACCAGCGCCCGTGGGGCAACAACGAGGTCCCCGAGGACGGCAAGTTCCTCGCGATGCTCACGGGCACGTACGTGGGCACCGCGGGGGACGACGCCGCGGTGCCGGACTTCTACACGGTCTACGGCGTCGAGCACGGCCATCCCGTGGCGGTGCCGGAGACCGCCGCGATCTACACGCCCTCGCGCGGCGGGGCCGCCGAGCTCGACATCAAGCGGGCCTGGTGGCGGCAGGTGTTCTCGCCCGAGACGCACGAGCGGTTCCCGCAGCTCAAGATGGTCAACTGGTTCGAGTGGGACAAGTACGAGATCGAGATCGACGACGACGTCGACTGGCGGGCAGCGGGCGCCGCCGACGTCCGCGACGCGTTCGTCGCCGACCTCCCGGCGTGGCTGCGCTACGCCGAGGACGTCTCGACCTGCGAGGAGTGA
- a CDS encoding extracellular solute-binding protein, whose amino-acid sequence MKKSRLAAFGVAAVLALTACAPTQSTITEAENDESTGTLRVWLFAEVNQDPKAAVVDEAVAEFEAEHDGVEVDVQYIPVDTRAERFNAAFNDPASAPDVAEFGNTDIAAYVAAGGLADVTKEVAAWDESGDLTPSIAATTEIDGATYGVPWFIGVRALYYRTDVFSELGLSVPATLAEIETAARAIRAAKPEMVGIAAGGAYQYAAMPFLWAGGGALATQGSDGAYTSALTTPESRAGVTAYTNLLADDICPSALCAEWTGSASVQQFVAGTAGMVVGGDFNRKAVDESAVGATYAIVPLPGEKAGEIAPAFAGGNNLGVFKSTERKSLAVDFMTLLGGKKYQEKMFDAMGNLPTFTDVQEKVAAATPAIEPFTETLAAGTEFVPSTPAWTQIDAQGDIKTMLQTVATKQATVEQATQTAAAAMDKAFSEAP is encoded by the coding sequence ATGAAGAAGTCCCGCCTGGCGGCGTTCGGCGTCGCCGCCGTGCTGGCCCTGACGGCCTGCGCCCCCACCCAGTCCACGATCACCGAGGCCGAGAACGACGAGAGCACGGGCACGCTGCGCGTGTGGCTCTTCGCCGAGGTCAACCAGGACCCCAAGGCCGCGGTGGTCGACGAGGCCGTCGCGGAGTTCGAGGCCGAGCACGACGGCGTCGAGGTCGACGTCCAGTACATCCCCGTCGACACCCGCGCCGAGCGTTTCAACGCCGCGTTCAACGACCCTGCTTCGGCCCCCGACGTCGCCGAGTTCGGCAACACCGACATCGCGGCCTACGTCGCCGCGGGCGGTCTCGCGGACGTGACCAAGGAGGTCGCGGCCTGGGACGAGTCGGGCGACCTGACCCCCTCGATCGCCGCCACGACCGAGATCGACGGTGCGACCTACGGGGTCCCGTGGTTCATCGGCGTCCGCGCGCTCTACTACCGCACGGACGTCTTCTCCGAGCTGGGCCTGTCCGTCCCCGCGACGCTCGCCGAGATCGAGACCGCGGCGCGCGCGATCCGGGCCGCCAAGCCCGAGATGGTCGGTATCGCGGCGGGCGGCGCGTACCAGTACGCGGCCATGCCGTTCCTGTGGGCGGGCGGAGGAGCGCTCGCGACCCAGGGCTCCGACGGCGCGTACACCTCGGCGCTCACCACGCCCGAGTCCCGCGCGGGCGTCACGGCGTACACGAACCTCCTCGCCGACGACATCTGCCCCTCGGCCCTGTGCGCCGAGTGGACCGGCAGCGCGAGCGTCCAGCAGTTCGTCGCGGGCACGGCGGGAATGGTCGTGGGCGGCGACTTCAACCGCAAGGCCGTCGACGAGTCGGCCGTGGGCGCCACGTACGCGATCGTCCCGCTCCCGGGCGAGAAGGCCGGCGAGATCGCCCCGGCGTTCGCGGGCGGCAACAACCTCGGCGTCTTCAAGAGCACCGAGCGCAAGTCCCTCGCGGTCGACTTCATGACGCTCCTGGGCGGGAAGAAGTACCAGGAGAAGATGTTCGACGCGATGGGCAACCTGCCCACGTTCACCGACGTCCAGGAGAAGGTCGCGGCGGCGACGCCCGCGATCGAGCCCTTCACCGAGACCCTCGCGGCGGGCACCGAGTTCGTCCCCTCGACCCCGGCGTGGACCCAGATCGACGCCCAGGGCGACATCAAGACCATGCTCCAGACCGTCGCGACGAAGCAGGCCACGGTCGAGCAGGCCACGCAGACCGCGGCCGCCGCGATGGACAAGGCGTTCTCCGAGGCCCCCTGA
- a CDS encoding carbohydrate ABC transporter permease: MSTSVTAGMPDAGAPVGRGTSPSAVRGTGSPDAGATTARGGAGAAGARRRRAWKNPGSNAVALLVALVVAFPLYWMVLSALRPKAAIDAGDASLFTTDLTLDSFVRVLTVNDFGRFFLNSLVVALAVVVLSTICAFLASVALTRYRFRSRTTLLVIVLIAQMVPIEALTIPLFFLFRNMGASVPALGLNQLGSLVLVHLAFSIPFAIWMLRGFVAAVPVELEEAARIDGAKSFRFVRSILFPLVFPGVVAVSVFSFISTWNDFLFAKTFIISAQENQTLPLAILTFFKDDQNDWGAIMAGSVIMTVPVLVFFVLVQRHLVSGLAGAVKG; encoded by the coding sequence GTGAGCACCAGCGTCACCGCCGGCATGCCCGACGCCGGAGCGCCCGTCGGGCGCGGCACCTCACCGTCCGCCGTGCGGGGCACGGGCTCCCCGGACGCCGGGGCGACCACCGCGCGGGGCGGGGCGGGCGCCGCGGGTGCGCGGCGCCGTCGGGCGTGGAAGAACCCCGGCTCGAACGCCGTGGCGCTCCTGGTCGCGCTCGTCGTCGCGTTCCCGCTCTACTGGATGGTCCTGTCGGCCCTGCGACCCAAGGCCGCGATCGACGCGGGCGACGCGTCGCTGTTCACGACGGACCTCACGCTCGACTCGTTCGTGCGGGTCCTGACGGTCAACGACTTCGGGCGGTTCTTCCTCAACTCGCTCGTCGTGGCCCTGGCCGTGGTGGTCCTCTCGACGATCTGCGCGTTCCTCGCGTCGGTCGCGCTCACGCGCTACCGGTTCCGCAGCCGTACGACGCTGCTCGTGATCGTGCTGATCGCGCAGATGGTGCCCATCGAGGCCCTGACGATCCCGCTGTTCTTCCTGTTCCGGAACATGGGGGCGTCCGTCCCCGCGCTCGGCCTCAACCAGCTCGGCTCGCTCGTGCTGGTGCACCTCGCGTTCTCGATCCCGTTCGCGATCTGGATGCTGCGCGGCTTCGTCGCGGCCGTCCCGGTCGAGCTCGAGGAGGCCGCGCGGATCGACGGGGCCAAGAGCTTCCGGTTCGTGCGCTCGATCCTGTTCCCGCTCGTGTTCCCGGGCGTGGTCGCGGTCAGCGTGTTCTCGTTCATCTCGACGTGGAACGACTTCCTGTTCGCCAAGACGTTCATCATCTCGGCACAGGAGAACCAGACGCTGCCCCTCGCGATCCTCACGTTCTTCAAGGACGACCAGAACGACTGGGGCGCGATCATGGCGGGCTCGGTCATCATGACGGTGCCCGTGCTGGTCTTCTTCGTGCTCGTGCAGCGTCACCTGGTGTCCGGGCTGGCGGGGGCGGTGAAGGGCTAG
- the purU gene encoding formyltetrahydrofolate deformylase, with product MSSTSLSNVPASGAPDASTPTHWVLTLSCPDGPGIVHAVTGTLAEHGGNITESQQFGDPLSGLFFMRVQVESTASRDELETALAPVIEAFDMTWNLDVVGRRVRTLVMVSKAAHCLVDLLYRERSQGMPIEVVGVVGNHRDLEDIAAFYGKPFHHVPVTRDTKAAAEDRLRELVAELDVELVVLARYMQILSDDLCRDLSGQVINIHHSFLPSFKGARPYAQAHDRGVKLIGATSHYVTGDLDEGPIIEQDVERVDHSRAVEDLVALGEDVERRTLARAVRWHAEHRVLLDGHRTIVFR from the coding sequence GTGTCCAGCACCTCTCTGTCGAACGTTCCTGCCTCCGGCGCGCCCGACGCGTCCACGCCGACCCACTGGGTCCTCACGCTGTCCTGCCCGGACGGTCCGGGGATCGTGCACGCCGTCACGGGGACGCTCGCCGAGCACGGTGGCAACATCACCGAGTCGCAGCAGTTCGGCGACCCGCTGTCCGGGCTGTTCTTCATGCGCGTCCAGGTCGAGTCGACCGCGTCGCGCGACGAGCTCGAGACCGCGCTCGCGCCCGTGATCGAGGCGTTCGACATGACGTGGAACCTCGACGTGGTCGGGCGCCGCGTGCGCACCCTCGTCATGGTCTCCAAGGCCGCGCACTGCCTCGTCGACCTGCTCTACCGCGAGCGCTCGCAGGGCATGCCGATCGAGGTCGTGGGCGTCGTGGGCAACCACCGCGACCTCGAGGACATCGCCGCGTTCTACGGCAAGCCGTTCCACCACGTGCCCGTCACGCGCGACACCAAGGCCGCCGCCGAGGACCGCCTGCGCGAGCTCGTGGCCGAGCTCGACGTCGAGCTCGTCGTCCTCGCGCGCTACATGCAGATCCTGTCCGACGACCTGTGCCGCGACCTGTCGGGCCAGGTCATCAACATCCACCACTCGTTCCTGCCGAGCTTCAAGGGCGCCCGCCCCTACGCGCAGGCGCACGACCGCGGCGTCAAGCTCATCGGCGCGACGTCGCACTACGTGACGGGCGACCTCGACGAGGGACCGATCATCGAGCAGGACGTCGAGCGCGTCGACCACTCGCGCGCCGTCGAGGACCTGGTCGCGCTGGGCGAGGACGTCGAGCGCCGCACGCTCGCGCGGGCCGTTCGCTGGCACGCCGAGCACCGCGTGCTGCTCGACGGGCACCGGACGATCGTCTTCCGCTGA